taagccgaaagtaGGAAGGGGTGATTCAGAGGGGAAACAACCTTTGTTCTAAGAACTTTGAACTtaagcgaaaaaaaaaattctgcatattacctacatacttatctTTTTTGgtcatcaatattttttcacgaatataaAAAAGAATCACCCTCTTTCGGCTAAACATACCACTTTAACAAACACCCATATTAAAAATTTTATTCCATACCGCGGTTAGGCGCAAATTTACGACCAATACTATTGCAAACGTGTTGACGTGGCTACGTAAAAAATACTTGGACTTTTATGTCGAACGGTCCCACCTGTTATTGCgcttatagaaataaaatgaCACGCAAATGTCGCTAATATAAAGAAAGGtgactattttatttaaggtttaactgccagtttcccAACTGACGACGTATGAATTTTCACGGATATggatgaattctacttcacgttcacgatgaaaattcatgctaaggggtcagaaAATAAAACTCACAGCATGGGaagtgcgagtttttactcCGCACCTAGAGGTATACGAGCTCATTTGAGTCGATTTCCACTCCGGATAATAAAAACCTACACTTAGGCCTAGTTTCCCCAATAGTCATTGTAAGTGTCAtctaaaacaaattatacgcCATGTCCTTCTTGCcgaagagcggtggtagctcagtcgggtaagcgcccgcttctcaagcaagagatgcgggttcgaatcccggcgctgacatgtaccaatgagttcttttaacttaagtacaatgtataccatcgctcttacggtgaaggaaaacatcgtgaggaaacctgcatatctagatttagcacatctagatatgtgaacccaccaacccgcagtggaccagcgtggtgggaaatggtccaagcttaggaaggcagtttagaccttggggatatgcacaaaggttccactcgagagagccaggtgcaggtacttacacccccacagagaatagaatagaatagaatagtccTTCTTGCCAAAATTCAAGAACTAATCCTTTGCTATTATATAAcagggtgttaatgatctaacagactattgGGGAAACTAGGTAGCTAGCATTTATATCTAATGcgcttatacagggtgttgcaaaaagtgtataataagccgaaagTAGAAAGGGGATGATTCAGGGGGGAAAGAACCTTTGTTCTAAGAATTTTGAACTTTAgcgatttttttttccatattaaTACTTATCTTTTTTGGTCATCAATTTTAATTCGATTTTCACTACGGTTCTTATTTGATtcgattaaatttaattatttgattCGATTTTCACTACGGTTCTTTCCTCGGTTAAAACAAACCTccacttagtgccaatttcaccatacTACATTAGACCATAACCAGGCATTATTGGTtgaccgacagggattgatttataaattaaacgccatctccatataaaattcatgacagatgtgtcaaaagtcaaccactactggttatgctctaacagaCTATTGGTGAAACTAGGCGCTTAACCTTCtgaatttttttaacattataaaaacaacCTCCACAGATTCCGAGCGTGCCTCAAGCTGGCCGACACCTCCGTGTCCAACATGGTGGGCAAGCTGTTCTTCAACGTGGTGCAGACCAAGTGCTTCGTGCTGAAGCCCACCAAGATCTGCACCAAGCGCTCGTGGTGGGGCAAGTGTCTGCAGCGCGGGTACAGGAAGCAGGCTTTTCTGCGAGAGAATCTGCCCTACTGATTTCTGAACGGAGAATTCACGAAGATTGATCTGCCCTACTGagcagcgatcacaggattcgatactattttcgaatctacacaaacatatgggaaaagaacagtatcgtcaactgtcattgtcaaagtgtaaggcaaatttgtcagttccaaaagtgacatgtgttttttccatatgtttgtgtagattcgaaaatagtatcgaatcctgtgatcgctgcatTTCCGAACGGACGGAAGCGATGatttgaaagtttttttttttgttaatacttttttggttAAATACAGCATGAATCTTATGACATTTCCTTGACAGATGCTTATGGCTGGTGAATAACTCAAGTTTTATCTTGAATATTACCTAAAAATGCCAATAAAATTGCATGTATTGACAGCTATCATAGGGCTCATGctgtattttacaaagtagctgcagtcaaactataaagtcctgacatcaaagagtgTTATTTTGCTAAcactttttatgatcatcggttatttacttacttttacatacatattaaaaataaaataccgattgattaTGGATGTTTAACGGATTtctcctttaataaatataacagatcgattaaatacgatcttacaattagttaggatccacttccgttgtCACGACTTTTACAGTTGGactgtaagtataattatgttgttcgggtttctcagaataattatattctgGTTCTCATAGATGAGATGAAAGATTGtgtgaaaatattgaataatttTTTAATGAGTAATAATTCGtcgtattttgtttttattaagcaTTTAAGTTAAaacaatgtaataaattataatttctatAAGTTTGTTTAGAAGTAGTTTGAACAAATtctatacttaatattaaattaaataaacatagcTCTTAGGCATTTCAATTCGATTCCTTATAAGAAATAGACGATCCCAGCTCTACTAGCGTGCAGTAGCGAGACTACATAAAGTCATTACATTTAGTTTCGCTAGTGACCACTAGGGGAGCTGaaatcgttttttttattttttttattttcgtgatCACTTTGCTGTTTCTTGACTAGTAAATCTTTaaaagaaaacttttttatttgtagataatcgatattatgttttttaaagttgactagtcaaaatatattttgaaaatgtaaataatatataaaatcatACTTAGCTATAAATCGAGTGAAGTTCCTCTATTTGACAATatgtttagtttatttataaaatacataattttaactaagtaaatttaaaataaattaagtatatatgtaggtaagtaaatagatttaagtacttattaatttgtaaaatatttttcaattaatatttgtaaaaaaactatttcaccGGGTAAAAAATACTTCCATAATGTTTTACAGATTGCAAATCCCTCAtttcagatactaaattgacagattcagAAAGGTTTATCAACATTCGATTGTCTCGCGactaagtgacgtatcgttctattggcgggacagtcgagattaaaaaacagagtttagtaagtaagtatataaagttCGTTTTTCAGGTAAAGCAAATAACTTTAGTAAATATCAATGGTCATAAAGTCAAAAGTCTATCTAAAAGAggtaatagttttttttaatccaaaaAAGTGTAAAATTTTTAAACCTGTGCCAAAATTATCATGTCTTTGCCTCCAAACATGTTTTGcaaagtagtttttttttcgaattgatgttaaaattacaaaaaaactacaaTTCCGTAGATACTATCCCTAAGGTTAGTAATTGTTTGAATCTTCTAAAGATGGTAGGATTTTGGTCAAAATTttgattaagtaggtactataccATTCATTACATGTTAGGAAAATATCTAAATGTGTAAGGGTCTTACCTTAACGTAGCTAACTAGTTTATAAATTGTCAGTGATAGATACATCCATCCTTTTCCTTTTCATGTGTAgattaggtataaataatagtgAATTTGATAATGTATGAATAAGCAATCGGCCTgccaataaaaaacatatacagGGGGTCCCAGTTTAAGGGTACATGTAAAAGATagtgacacaacacacacacactcacgccttgtactaatgtactcctttgcggggtaggcagaggtgcattgctgcacccacttttcgccagtgttatgtttagtcccaatgtaatagagggcgagcctattgccattttacgggcacatcgaagacccgagaacaaatatttgtgtttaaacaaatatctgccccagccgggaatcgaacccgggaccttcggctcagaaGTCAGGGACACTAAACACTACGTCCTTCGGTCGTCAGTGACACAACTCGTCTCAAAAATTTCTAAAAGCCATAGAACTAAATTTGTTATGGTGAGTGTGAGTTTACACCGTATGAGAATCGGCGAGTAAACGTGAATTTGGATGGTGTGGAAGAGTCGCCATCTAGCGGTTAGTAGCTGCACTAGCTTCGCGCCATAAAATTTTGCGTAAGGTTTCACTACCCGATCAGTAATGATAAACCTACATTTTGGGTTGCACCAAaaatttaaacgtatttaattCTATTGATCCCTTGCTTTGACATGATAGAATCAGAGCTAGACTAAGAGAGATTATTTGGTATAAATCACCCTAAGGCCACAGAATAACGACTTGAGTTACCTTTCTGATGTGCTCTTAAGCTGGGACACCCTGCATTATGTATTCAATTTGTGTCTgaattatttctatcataggTAAACCATACCTCTCTATTTTGCTGTGAGCGATAACGATATTgtcccccttattcatacagaagttacagaacgttttaacttataatctgttttgtccctctccgacaaagaataatttgttctttgacagagagggacaaaacagtttattagttaaaacgtattgtaactatTCTATGAATGAGGGGgtgtgtattatttatgtatccatatttacctactaagaTTTAAATGAGTTAATTTAACTGAATAACTTAGGTGACGATTTATATTTTACCATTTAATGATTGTGTATAGTGAATGAAATTCCcgaagtttttatttttatctgagacaagtattaaaataataaaatcaatgtaaataaattaagtctGTGTTTCAATTTGTCCTATTTAGCTTTTAAATCCCAGTTGTAGGTactatcgacgtcgataaacacGTTTAATGCGCATTCCAcaaatcacagcgccgtatttatggcaaatcacgatatagtgacgtttatctacgtcggtAAGGAATCCGTGTAGCGGCAGTAAGAATACTTATGATGTATCTACGATACAAAAAGGTACGAGAAAAAACAACGAGGTAGTTTTACTACTCGacactagatggcgccactTACAACTACATGTTTGTTATGGTCAGTGATAAGATGTGATGTgatgtatgtatacctacatccAGAATGTTGTAATGCTCCTTGGAAGACTACGAGGAAgtttataggctgatgatggtaattttatttaaatgactCATAAGGGCGAAAggtttcaaaataataacatacctacatgtttACCTAAGTTTTCTATTGCCACAATACAAAATGATGATAGAATAACTTACATATTTACACCGATTTTCTTATTTACACAGCAAACCCTTCACATCACTGTTCTCAGTCACTTTCACAAACTCCTCCGCCCGTAGCTTCACAAAGAAATCTTCTTCTACATTTTTATACACCTCTGTATTTTCCGTTACTTTTCCACAGTCTTTAAAAACATCTACACTCCCCTCCGTGTTTTCAGGCAGTTTTTCACCTATTTTGTCTTCCTTCTTGTCGTGTACTCTGTGTTtggccgctagatggcgcttgAGGCCGCGCACGCGCGAGTAGTTGGCGCCACAGAGCTGGCACGCGTGCGTCGACGAGCGGTCGTGTGTTGACGCAAAATGCTCGTCCAGGCTCGCTTTGTAGCCGAACTTTTTGTTGCATATTGTGCACtggaaaaataaagattttattacctatttcttttttgttaaatttaatttcctCCAGTgaataatcataaattatatcttaAAATCTGTCCTGACTATAGCTTAAGGTGCTTATTATACGCAAACTAGCGCCGCCAGTCGATAAATATCataacttccgtttgaaagcgtttttTCAAAAACTGCCAAGGCCACCTCGTCATGCTAATTCTAATTTTTAGGACCTACTTCCTAATCCCTGGTATCTCGAATGTAGAAGTTTGCCGAAGATACCGCCAGAAACGGCCGTCATTAGCGATTATTAGATTAAAACTTCTAGATTCAGCTTCTAGGTCAACCTTACCTCAAAATTCTTGAGGCCCCCGTGGCGCTGGCTTGTTTATCTGTTATGCCAAGTATAAATAATGCAGTATAGATGGAGTTACCTCAATGTTCTTGAATCCGCAGACACATTAAGCTTGTTTACCTTGTATGCCAAATATCAATGAATGCAGTATAGTTACCTCGAAGTTCTTGAGCCCCCTGTTTACCTGTTATGCCAAGTATAAATAATGCAGTATAGACGGAGTTACCTCGAAGTTCTTGAGCCCCccgtggcggcggcggtgcgcCAGCAGGTTGGAGCTGGACACGCAGCGCTGCGGGCACAGGTCACAGCTGAACGGACGCTCTCCGGTGTGCTTCCTGCGGGGGCAGGGGAAACAGATcaataagtattaagtatCTAAATAGGAAAGTCCACCAACCTGCActgggccagcgtggtggactaggccatggcctgtgccccagcagtcGGGATCttatgggtcgtgatgatgatgatgatctaaGTAGGACTAAATGAAGGTCATATATTTATGGAGTGGAGGCATTGTACTTTGGCCCTTTGCTCCCAGCGGTGATTGGATAAGTAAGGTATCTAAATTGGGCTTTTGCTAAGTATAGAGATGAGTTAACTCATGGTGGTATGCATGAAATTACCCTCCCTGAGTGACATTTATCTGGTTCCTTATCTAGTCCAGAGCACAGTGGTGGTCTATTGGCTTGAGTAGCTACACTGCTAAAATTGGTATAAGTATATTGATTGACTGGCCAGTCCTTTCTGCGCGTGGCACATCCTAGTTTAGCTCTAGATACTCCGATACAAGTTATTTCAGATTGCATTGCTGTTTAAATGAAATGATGAAGTGTAagttgtgatttttttttcaattgttgGTCTAGTTAACCTTACACATCACCTTAAGGCTACCCTGATAGAACACTGTAAAGTACCTGATGTGTATAGTGAGGGAGGAGCGCTGCGAGGTGCGGAAGCCGCACTGCGCGCACACGTGCTGCTTCGCGCCGGAGTGCGTGAGCTTGTGCTTGGACAGGTAGTCGTGGCGGGTGAACACTTTGCCGCAACTCTGGAAATGTtaatggaaatatttatttatttaaactctttattgcatacacatagaaacatacaaagtaggtacagaTCATTACAGGTTGACAGTCTATGtacacaaaggcggacttatcgctttaacgcgatttcttccagtctACCTTTACTATTCCACACTACGATCAACAACCCTCCAGATCTCTGGGGTCCCTCTGGGAAGTCATAAGCAACCTAGGTtgtctactggctttctggcgtgagcttgggtggcttaatagctagtcacGCCATAGGTGTTTCACGCATAATAGCCCACCTTAGAGGCTAAAAGCGGACAATCTGCTtgccatgatagatagatagattttAGATTACTATTACAATCCACCTAAGACCAGAGCctcgagtgcgagttttttcgCCCATCCAGAAGTGAAATCAAaacgcaaatttgtatggcgcgagacgccacctagcggtaagtagctgtactCGCTCCGTGCCATACAAATCTGCGttttcgatttcacttctcgataggtgaaaaaactcgcacttGAGGCACAGATGTCTGAAGAGGCTGCACACATGGTATAACCTATCAAAGGAGAAGCAAATAATAAACGGTGCCTGACACTGGGAGGGCTACCTTACCAAGCCAAAGTCTCTCAACATAACTGCTCATAGTACACATACTGATAGCATGTTTGcaaaatctaaataaaaaagctATTACAATACTCagtctttataaaattactcaCACAATAAGGTGGCCTTATGTCTTAAGCAAtttctaccagacaacctttagaTGGAAGagatatcctaactaatattataaatgcgaaagaaactttgtctgtctgtcagtctgtctgtctgttactctttcacgccaaaagtactgaacagatttgaatgaaatttggtatacatatatggtctagaccctgagaaagaaaatatgctattttttatcccggaattcccacgggaaaactttttaaggcgaagcgaagctggcgggaacagctagactatttaatatacttaaatgatttaatgtaaatttggTGCCAATTACTTCAACAGTAAGGacatattgaaaaatattgttatccaTAAACATAATCCATAAATAAAAAGATgttgctataaatattatgaacaaagataaaataatagtttcttgaagaaatgtttttaatttgtattttttttttcataaaaacagaATAAGTACTTTGCTATTTTTACAGGACAGCACAGTAAATAGCTGTATAGCAAATGGCTATTTTTAGTAAGTTTATCTAATAATCAGTTACGGAAACAAATGAGTAAAGGTAAGCATCCACATATTGGTATTGGTTAGAATGTCATACAAAATTGACCACCAATCTGCAGAGGTTGCATCAGAAAATTCCAATGGTGCCAATACAGTGGATCCATAGTACAAAACATTTGATGTGATGTGTGCGATACATAcaataccgataggtggacaAGTACCTTATGAATACAGAATAAAGAGGCTGCCTCTCACCTCACAAACATATTTCTTCTTCACCGGCTGGTGAGTTTCCTTGTGTATTTTCAATGCTTCaattgttttaaaactttCTGAGCACTTTGTACATTTTATAACGACATCTAGGGCACCAGTTGAACTCCTTCTGTGACTGTTTAAATGTCTTTCGTAAGAGCTGCGGGAAGGCAGGAATATATCACATTTCGCACACTTGTACCCATCTTTAAGGTACTTACAGACATGTGTTTCATGGCCGACTCTACTTTGCCTAGACTTGAACCTTTTCTCACAGCCAAAACACTTAAAACCATTTTTTTCTATCCCGTGGGACATTGCATTATGAGAAACGAAATCTTCTTCGGTGTCAAACTCTATAAGGCAAATGTAGCATTTGATGGAGCTAGAAGACTTtagtttcttttttaatttaacctttttgtttgttttctttttctttatcTGTTTGAGAGGTATCTCGTCGTCGCTGACAGGGTCAGAAGGGCAGAGGAGCTCCAAAAATTCGTCAATGGATTCCGTCTTAGGTTCAGCATCTATTTCATTCCATTCATCATGAATTTCATCCTTcagaattgtattttttactgatttcgatatgcaggttttatcGTCTATGCTTTGTAACagttcatttaatttaaagtctATTTGTTTACATAGGATTTTGAACTTGTGGAAAATTTCGAGTTTATCTACACAGGGCTGGCAGACCTTGCTGGGACCGCTATCTGGTGCTATGAAAATGTCCAAGCAGTAACTAATTTTGTCCGCTAGCCGTTCGCTATTGTTTTCTTCAGTTTCTGTAATGTTTTCAGCGATTTCTCTTTCCGCAGATTTGCACCAGCAAAGTCTACACACGTCATTTTGCTGTAAATATTCAATTGAAAATAACTCTTCATTTATTAAGGTTTCAAACACGTTCATTGTATTAATGTTTTACTAcaaattcattatttaaacTCAAGAAAATTTAATCACTAAAcagtattttgttttgtgtacataacatcaaagaaaatatttttgacattAGATTAGAAAGACATTATTGGTTGCGTGTTGCGTGAGAGATAtcttattacatttttttattttaaaatgtaaaaaacgTCATCAATGATTCTATTAGTTTCACAACTTCAATGGattatcttttatttgttagttttatttttttatcctaTTTACTTCGTATGGTACGACATAATAAAacttgtaaattttatgtgACTTACAGCGCCATCTCGTATCGAGTAGCGAGACTAAATAATGCCATGTATTTTTATCCATCAAGGGCTTTATGCTACGTTAGGTGCTATAACTTTGAAGTGAATAACGCCTTTCGTAGTATTTTTTCTTCTTACATATAAAGCTGACTGTACTGTTTTTAGTACCTATCCAAAACTTATCCTATTTgtgtgaaaataaaaacaaaattctaATTCATATCTTAACTTTATTCAAGACCAAGGTCTCCATCGagttaataaaacatttttcacTTAAAACTATCTACATTTGACTGTATTCCTCTTATAAACTATTAGGTATGTCCAGAAGCCATAAGCTATTGGTATAAGCTGTTTGAATAATTAAAACTCACTTATAAGGCAAATACACAGTAGAGAATATACTCTATAGCACTGTGAAAACATggtaattataggtacttaaaaatgcTTCATACCcgtaaatatacaaatattagTTTAAAGTTGTTTCAACAATTAAAAATAGCAAGACAACAATCTGATAAGGCAACCATTAGTCAAATGTAATTAAGAAAACATAAGGAATCAATCCTTTGCATTTAAGAAAACAGCTTAACAAAATAGACATTTAtgcaaaacataaatttagtTTAAGTTCGTATGAGAGGCTGATCCACAAGTTAAACTCTAAAATCCACAGTCAACAATATTTAtggtttaaaatttaacttgTGAATGTTGTGTAACATTATATCATCTAAAAATATCACTGTACTCATTCATTCTTCCTCTCTTTCCTGCTCTTTgtctttctttttcttcttcttcttttcttTGCGTACTGAGTCGTCTCCGTCTTGCGTCACATCCCCGGCTTCCATCGTGGTGTCACCCTCTGCTGTCTCATCTAAatccttcttcttcttcttttttttcttttcggaTTTAACTTCTACGGAGTTGTTGGGATCATCCGTGTTGGCAGTGCTCGCTGTTCTCTTCCTGCTTGTCTCGCCTTCCTCATCTGCGTTACCATTACCGTTTTCAGTTTCATTCTTAACTTTGTAGTCAACGTAGCTGTTCAGCCATTGGGAGGGTGTGTTCTCATTGGGCTTGCCAAATTTGTCTAATTTTCCTTCCTGGATGAGCTGCTTCTTCTTAGAAGCCTTTGGTCCGAGTCCCCACTTCCTGGGATAGGTGTCTCGTTCCATGATGACTCGCTTCAGCTTGGCTGCCACTCCGTGGTCACAGGATGCCATTGTGGATGTGGTCATCAATGCAATAGCTAAAGCAACAGCCTCTCCCTTGGTTGTTACTATTACAATCTCCTGGTCAACTTCAATACCATCCTCGTACCTTAAAATACCAGGCAGCAGGACTTTAGCACCGTAGCAGACAGCGTTAACTGCACTGTCTTTGATGAATATTCTTTTGTGAGCGATTAATAGTCCTTCTAGAGGCTTGATGACTCTTCTGAGGTAGGTCTCATCTTTGTGGTTTTCATAAGCCCACTGAGCATCCAAGATGTCATGCATGGTGACCATGCCCTCCCCTTCTCCCTGGATGCCGGACCTGACTCGTCGCAGCTCAATCATCTGCCCACCAACACCGAGGAAAAGACCGAGATGCACACACATGGTACGGATGTATGAGCCAGCCTCGCAGCTCACCCAGAATACTCCAATGTTTCTCTCCGCATCAAAATCAAGCAGTTTACTGTCATACACAGACCGCACACGCAGTTGTCGTTTCACAGCTGATATCAATGGAGGACGCTGAAACAGAGCTCCCCGAAGCTTCTCCAACCCTTGAGTGACCTTCTTGATGCTCTCAACAGCAGAGTGAAGGCTGAACACCGCCACATACTCCTTCCCCGCATTCTGCTGAGACTTGACGAGCCTGGTGGCCTTGTCTATGCACACGATGAGGCACCCAGTGACCTTGGGGTCGAGGGTGCCAGAATGGCCAGTCTTCTCCGCCTTCAGGATGCGTTTGATCCAGGAGACGACCTCGTGGGAGCTCGGGTTGCTCGGCTTGTCCACGTTGATGAAGCCGGACTTGACGTAGTCGGCGATGGGCCGCTTGAGGGGCGAGTGTCCGAAGGGCAGCggggtgtagtggttagtgcgCACATTGAGTCGGTCGAAGTTCTTCAGCAGAAGCGGCCAGTACGCCGTGTCCAGCTTGCCCACGCTCTCGGAGGGCTCGATCTTGAAGTCTCCGATCTTCTGGAAGGCGCCCAGGGACACGCCATCCttgtttttcttcttcttcttctcaGACAGCACGTCGTTGCCGGGTGCTAAAACGTCCGTCATTTCTGTTTGTGATCGCGCGTCTGTTGTCAAGTCACTGCCGCTGGCGGAGCGGACTTTAATAAGTAATTCAATGACCTATTTAGGTCCACTGTTTgtaaattatgattttttgaATGCGGCAGAAGCAACACGTGCGGGATGCGCAACGTTGTTGTTTGAGGTTAGCAAAACTTTTTTTAGTCCGTCAGATGTCGCTTTTTGACAAGCATCGCACATTGTGGTCAGATGCGCACAGATTACATTTCATTTCTtggaataattataaattagttATGGATACAGCTTTATGACTGGAGATGGGGTTTGATTCCCAACTgcagtaaatatatttttatatataataatatatttttcgcaAGGTAAAACATGGGTtggtttaataaataataatgctcGGGCAAGAATGCACGATGGCGTGGCGTCTACAGAATAGAAAACACAAATTTATCTGTCAAATTAAGTCAGATAATCTGTGGTGTTAAAACTTGTGTTGTGCTTGCTTCCGAGCagtttgaaattatttttcattaatttccaataaaaacaaacaccaTGGCTGGTGTATTATTCGAGGATATATTCAATGTGAAAGACATGGACCCTGAAGGCAAGAAATTCGACCGTGTCAGTCGATTACATTGTGAATCAGAGTCTTTCAAAATGGACTTAATTTTGGACATAAATTCGTGGATTTACCCTATGGAGCTGGGTGATAAGTTCCGTCTGGTGCTTGCTACGACTCTGAGAGAGAACGGGTACCCTGATGGAGGTGAATGGAACCCGCTGGAGACGGAGGGGAACCGCGCCGACAGCTTCGAATACGTGATGTCCGGCAAAGTTTATAGGTTAGCTTTGTCACAACATTGACAtgtttttggttgttttttacGATTATCGATAAGTTTTTGAACATTACATGAACTTTTTAGCGTTTCGGTGACGAACAATAAGGCTGCACTAGGGTTTGCCTCCGAAATGAAAAGATTTTGTCAGATAAGTTATCTACGCAGGATTCACAAGATGATCCACcatcataaatatataaaatgtttGCCATTTTTCGGCCAAAAATCCAAACGTAAATTAACTATTAGTAGTAcaataataagttttaaaCCCAGGATCCCATGATTCATGACAGTAGTCACAACCTCTAAATTAACATCAAAATATCTATCTTTTATTACAGGATAGAAGGGGACGAAGCTACAATGGAGCCAGCTTCGAGATTAGCTGCATATGTCTCCTTTGGAGGCCTCCTTATGAGACTGCAAGGAGATGCTAACAATTTACACGGATTTGAAGTGGACCAACACATGTATTTGTTAATGAAGAAACttgcattttaattttacatttagGTTAGTTAAGTTAAGGTATAAGAAtaaaaaggtatttttaatttgttgtttttttttatgcatttaAGATTTAAGTTGATAACATCTCCATGATTTGCAGGGTGAAGATGATAGTTTCAATACTTGTATTGAAACTATCAAGCTCAGTGGTGCGATTAAAGTGgtatgtattctattctattctctgtgggggtgtcagtacctgcacctggctctctcgaatggaacctttgtgcgtATGCCTAAGCTTGGGCCATTtaccaccacgctggtccactatgggttcacatatctagatg
The Plutella xylostella chromosome 24, ilPluXylo3.1, whole genome shotgun sequence DNA segment above includes these coding regions:
- the LOC105391938 gene encoding zinc finger protein 62, giving the protein MNVFETLINEELFSIEYLQQNDVCRLCWCKSAEREIAENITETEENNSERLADKISYCLDIFIAPDSGPSKVCQPCVDKLEIFHKFKILCKQIDFKLNELLQSIDDKTCISKSVKNTILKDEIHDEWNEIDAEPKTESIDEFLELLCPSDPVSDDEIPLKQIKKKKTNKKVKLKKKLKSSSSIKCYICLIEFDTEEDFVSHNAMSHGIEKNGFKCFGCEKRFKSRQSRVGHETHVCKYLKDGYKCAKCDIFLPSRSSYERHLNSHRRSSTGALDVVIKCTKCSESFKTIEALKIHKETHQPVKKKYVCESCGKVFTRHDYLSKHKLTHSGAKQHVCAQCGFRTSQRSSLTIHIRKHTGERPFSCDLCPQRCVSSSNLLAHRRRHGGLKNFECTICNKKFGYKASLDEHFASTHDRSSTHACQLCGANYSRVRGLKRHLAAKHRVHDKKEDKIGEKLPENTEGSVDVFKDCGKVTENTEVYKNVEEDFFVKLRAEEFVKVTENSDVKGLLCK
- the LOC105394736 gene encoding H/ACA ribonucleoprotein complex subunit 4, whose translation is MTDVLAPGNDVLSEKKKKKNKDGVSLGAFQKIGDFKIEPSESVGKLDTAYWPLLLKNFDRLNVRTNHYTPLPFGHSPLKRPIADYVKSGFINVDKPSNPSSHEVVSWIKRILKAEKTGHSGTLDPKVTGCLIVCIDKATRLVKSQQNAGKEYVAVFSLHSAVESIKKVTQGLEKLRGALFQRPPLISAVKRQLRVRSVYDSKLLDFDAERNIGVFWVSCEAGSYIRTMCVHLGLFLGVGGQMIELRRVRSGIQGEGEGMVTMHDILDAQWAYENHKDETYLRRVIKPLEGLLIAHKRIFIKDSAVNAVCYGAKVLLPGILRYEDGIEVDQEIVIVTTKGEAVALAIALMTTSTMASCDHGVAAKLKRVIMERDTYPRKWGLGPKASKKKQLIQEGKLDKFGKPNENTPSQWLNSYVDYKVKNETENGNGNADEEGETSRKRTASTANTDDPNNSVEVKSEKKKKKKKKDLDETAEGDTTMEAGDVTQDGDDSVRKEKKKKKKKDKEQEREEE
- the LOC105391936 gene encoding DNA-directed RNA polymerases I, II, and III subunit RPABC3, with product MAGVLFEDIFNVKDMDPEGKKFDRVSRLHCESESFKMDLILDINSWIYPMELGDKFRLVLATTLRENGYPDGGEWNPLETEGNRADSFEYVMSGKVYRIEGDEATMEPASRLAAYVSFGGLLMRLQGDANNLHGFEVDQHMYLLMKKLAF